The DNA region AGCTCGATGGACTCCCAGTCGGCCAGGCCCTTGGCTGACGCCTTGAGGCGCTGTCCGCCACCGGGGGTGGTGAGGGTGAGCGGGATGTCGGCGAGCAGGGCCCGGCCGGAGGTGTCGAGGTTGTCGGGGTGCTCGTCGTGTGAGAGCAGAACCACGTCGATGGAGCCGAGATCGGCGGGCGCTCCGCCGGAGGGGGCGGTCTTGGTCAGGAACCGGCCGTCGGGGCGGGCGTAGTCGCCGGGGGTGTCGAAGGTCGGGTCGGTCAGGAAGCGCAGGCCGCCGTACTCGAAGAGGGCGGTCGGGCCGCCGAAGACGCGGACGGGAAACGAGTGGGGCGTAGCGGGAAGAGAAGACATCAAACACCTCACGGATGAGCGATATTTAACCGTGAGAGGATCGTACTCCCGTCTCACGGATAAGCGCAAGATGTACCATGAGGAACATGAAGGAGCCCTTGATCGAACAGCCCGGCCTGCCACCCGCGCAGGGCGAGGAAGAGCACCTCTCGCTCGCCCTTGCAAACAGCGCGATCACGCTGACGGGCGGGCACACGCTCGATCTTCTGGGCACTCCCGAACAGGCGAACCACTGGCTGACAGAACGCGGTCTCGCCCCCGTCGACGCCGGCATGCGGGAGATGTGCGCGACACAGCTGCGCTCGTTGCGCGAACAGGTCAGGTCGCTGTTCGCCTCCCGCGCCGAAGGTCTGCCCGCCCTCCCCGCCGCGGTCGGCGCCGTCAACGACGCGATGACCCGCGTCCCCACCGCTGCGTTGCTGCAGTGGGACGACAGAACCGGTCCCTACCGCGCCACCCCCCACCCCACCACCGCAATCGTGGAACACGCCCTGGCCACCCTCGCCACCGAGGCCTCCGACTTGCTCACAGGGCCCGACGCGGACCGCCTCACCGCCTGCGGCTCCGCCCCCTGCAACCGCTATCTGCTTCGCTACGGCCGCCGTCACTGGTGCTCCACCCGCTGCGGCGACCGCGCGCGCGCCGCCCGCGCCTACGCCCGTCGCACCGCCTCCCCATGACACTGCAACCGCCCAGCGGCCACCGGCGCTGAATCGAGCAACGCCCGGGCTCGCTGCTGCTCGAACCGGTTGCACATCTGCTGCCCGCTCGTGAACGGAGCCGTACGCGCCGCCGGCGAACGACTGCTCGGACCCCACCGCCCCTCGATGTCCGCAGGAGGAACGAGCGGGTCGGCCGGCCGCCAAGTGTTCTCCGACAAGCCGGAAAACCGGGGCGCGATGGGATCCCCTGCCATGTGATGATCATTCCGGTGCGCCGGGACTGCCTGCGCACCAGTCGCGGCACCACACCCTTGGGGGGTAGCAATGAGACTGTTCTCTGCTGGACGCCCGGTACGTCTCAGATCCGGCGCCGCCGTGGCGGTGGCGGCCGGTCTGCTGACTGCCGGCCTCGCAGCGCCCGCGTTCGCCGACGACGGCCCGCCGCAGACCGACCAGTTGTGGATCAACGAGCCGTATGAGCAAACGCTGCCGCTCGCCACCGACGGCGGCCAGCCGCAGTCCCGCACCCTCGGCGTCGGCATCTACCACGACAACGACAACTTCACGGTGACCGACGGCAGGCTCACCGTTGACGTCTCCGACCTCGCCGGGGTCGCCGAGGTGACCTGGCCTGACAACTGCACGCCGAGCGGCACAAGCGCGGTGTGCGACATCCCCGTGGTGCCCGCGATCGGGGGCGATTACGAGGACCAGGTGCTCCTGACGGTGCACGCGGCCGACGGCGCCGCAGCCGGCGTGCAGGGCAGTATCACCTACGAGGCGACGGCCACCGGTGGGCCCGACGGTGCGCTCACCGCACCGCACGAGAGCTTCCGCACCACGCTCACCGTCGGCGCCGGGCCCGACCTCGCCATCGCCCCCGTCGCCGACATCGAGGACGGTCGGCCCGGTGACGAGCGGACGATTCCGTTCAGGGTCACCAACAACGGCAACGAGAGCGCGAACGGGTTCACCGTCAAGCTGTACGCCTCCTACGGCCTCACGGATCTGACCCGGTACGACGCCTGCACCTACACCACGACGGACGGCACCGACTACGCCCCGTCGCACACGGCGGTCTGCACGTTCGAACAGGTGCTGGCGCCGGGCGACTCCTTCGAGCTGCCCGAACCGCTGACGGTGCGACTTGCTCCGCACGCCCTCAACGAGCGGCTCGACATCGACCTCGAGCCGAGCGACGGCGCCCAGGACCTCGACTCCCAAAACGACTACACGGTCCTCCAGATCAGCGCGGAGAGCACTGCGGACTTCTCCGTGACCGGTGACGCCATCTCCGGCGTGGCGGGCGAGACACGCACGGTCGAGCTCACGTTCAAGAACAACGGCCCGGCATGGTTCGGCAACCTCGGCTCCGGAGACCCGGTCGCCGAGGTCCGCCTGATCGTGCCCGAGGGCACCAAGGTGACCGGAGTGCCGTCCGGCTGCTACCCGCGTACCCTCGGCGGCGGCTACTACCCGAAGCAGACGGGTGCCCCGCGCTACGACTGCGACCTGCGGTACTGGGTACTGGAGGACGCCCGGCGCACGTTCGCGTTCTCCGTACGCGTCGACACCGTGGTGCCCGGCGCGACCGGTGCCGTGAGCATCCACCCCGCGTTCGGCGAGTTCGGTGAGTACCCCTTCGACTTCGACCCGGACCTCACGAACAACACGGCGGTCCTGGCCGTCAACTGATCAGCCCCCGGGTTCGGAGCAAGCCGTCCGCGCGGCTGCTCCGAACCCACCAAGCAGACAGCATCACTCACAGGCCGAACGACCGTACAAGGCGCGTGTCTGCGCACCGCTTCGTACGGCGGACCGGCCCGGAGTGTCGACGACGTCCAGGACCGTCCGGTCGGCGTGTCGGGGTACCCGGAGGGCACTTGGCTGGGACGGATATCGTCCTGGTATGAGACAAGGATTTGATCTTGCCGCGTCGCTCGCCAGAGGCGTCGAAGGCCGCAGTGGTGCGTGGACCTTCATCCAGGGCTTCGCCGCTCACTGGGCCGGCGCCGCCCTGAGAAGCAACGACGGATGGACGGAAGCCGATCTCGACGCTGCCGAGGAGAGGCTGGGTGTCCGGCTGCCCACGGTGTTGCGCGAGGCATATCTGCTGTTCGGACGTCGGCGGGATCTCACCAGCAACCACGATCTGCTCCTCGGCCCTGCGGAGCTGTATGTCGATGATGCCAAGGAGTCCCTGGTCTTCCGTCATGAGAATCAGGGAGCCGCGTCCTGGGGAGTCCTCCTCGACACTCTCCAGGATGACGATCCTGCGGTACTCATCCGGCTCGACCTTGCCGACAAGAGCGCGGAGCGGTGGGAGAGTTGGCTGGAGCGTCTTTCCCTTTGCTTCGTCGAGATCATCTTGTCGGAGTCTCTGCAGGCCGGTGAGGAGCTCTGCGACTTCCTCGACCCGGATGGCGACAGCCTCGAACTGCTGGAGACGCATTTCGTCCGACTGCCGTTCCCGGCGTACCCCCTCGGCGAGGAGACCCGCTGGTTCCTGGGCCAGGACGTCCTTCTGCGCGATGACGACGGGGCGGCCATCCTGGCGCGCGGCCGGACGACAGAAGACCTCGAGCGCGTTCGTGACCTGATCTCGGGCGATTGGCTCAATGACGGACGCTGACCCCGCCCTCCCCCACTCCTGCCGACCGATTCGGCCACGTAGGAGTCAGCCGAGCCCTGCTGGGGGCTCGGGTGACGGCGAGGCGGTAGGAGTCGGTGCAGTCTTCGCCGCACTCCCCCGACCTGCGGGGGCCAGTCTCGAAGCCTGCGCCACCAAGGCCCGGTCCTGCGCCGAGTCCTCGACGCAAGGGGGGCCCACAAAGCCCGCTTTCGGCTGACGAGGACTTTATCCGTCTGAGCACCGGCCGGAACATCGAGCAGTGCCTGACCGTCATGGCCGGCCAGCAGAAGATCGTCACCGGCACCGGGGAACGGCGCACGGCTTTCCTGTCCGCCCGCCCCACGGCCATCGTGACGGCGGAACAGCGCCTGTTCCCCGTCTCTGCGACGTAGGTATTGAAATCCGCCGGACGAGGGCCTGGTACTCCACCCATAGATCGTGATCTTGCTGGTGGGCGTGACTGGGCGCACTGGTTGGCCACCTAGGGCGTGTTTCGAAAGTAGCGTCGTCTGCCCGAAGGCAGGCCCGGGGGCGTCTGGTGCGTGCGATCGCAAGGCGGAGGGTCGCCTCGATACCGGGTGTATCGGGGTGATCCCGACAACGCAGCGAGCGTGCGTGCCAGACGCCCCCGGGCAGGCGGGACTTTCGAAACACGCCCTAGGGTCTCAGCTGGCCGATGTGCGTATTCTGCCGAGGGGTCTGGGGCGTCGGGCCGTTCCTGTGCCCGTCGGGACGGCAGTACAGGTCCCCGCGACCCAGATGTCGGCGGCTGCACGTACGGTCTGTGCATGACTGATCAGCGGTGGGTGGGTGTACGTCAGCGGGTCGAGGCGGCGGGTGCAGGGCCTGGGGGCGGCGAGGTGTTCGGGGCTTTGGGGCACAAGTGGGTCGTGGAGGAGCCGCTCACCCGGGGCGAGCTTGCCGAACTCGAGGCTCAGATAGGCGTACGGCTACCGGAGGAGTACAGGGCCTTCCTGCTCCACGTGGGCGCGGGCGGCTCCGGCCCGGCGTACGGCCTGTTCCCGGTTCGGCGCATGCAAGGCCGCTGGCGTTGGGAAGGCGACGGCGCGGACCTGGCCGACCTGTCCAGGCTTGCCGAGCCGTTCCCCGACCAGGGCCCGGACCCGAAGCTGCTCGACGACCTCCTTGCCCAACGCCCCGAGGAAGAGGGCTTCGACGACATTGAGGACTTCGACGACGCCATCGAGGCATGGGACGAGCGGTGGGAGACCGTCATGTTCTCCCCTGAGCGCACCGCCGGCGCCATCGTGATCTCCCACCTGGGCTGCGCCCAGAGGGAGTGGCTGATCATCAGCGGCAGCCACCGCGGCACGATCTGGTCCGACTGCCGGGTGGACGACGTCGACCTCGCGCCACTCCTCGACGACGACGCCATGCCGGTGAGGTTCGCCCGCTGGTACACCGACTGGCTGGAGGAAGCCGAGCGCACAGCCCTGTCGGCGTAGGCAAGTCGCCCTGTGCTGTTGAGCCTGTCCGGGCCGCTTTCCTTCGGACGGGCGGCCTGGGTCAACGCGAGCCGGCTACACCTCGCCGGTGGCGAACAGCTCGAGGTGCCCGCACTTGGGGCAGCGGAACGCCTCTATCTGCCGCCGGGGCCGGCCCATCCGCTTGGCGCCCCCGAAGACCCCCCGTTCCAACGCGCCCTCGATCC from Streptomyces sp. B1I3 includes:
- a CDS encoding ABATE domain-containing protein; the protein is MKEPLIEQPGLPPAQGEEEHLSLALANSAITLTGGHTLDLLGTPEQANHWLTERGLAPVDAGMREMCATQLRSLREQVRSLFASRAEGLPALPAAVGAVNDAMTRVPTAALLQWDDRTGPYRATPHPTTAIVEHALATLATEASDLLTGPDADRLTACGSAPCNRYLLRYGRRHWCSTRCGDRARAARAYARRTASP
- a CDS encoding SMI1/KNR4 family protein codes for the protein MRQGFDLAASLARGVEGRSGAWTFIQGFAAHWAGAALRSNDGWTEADLDAAEERLGVRLPTVLREAYLLFGRRRDLTSNHDLLLGPAELYVDDAKESLVFRHENQGAASWGVLLDTLQDDDPAVLIRLDLADKSAERWESWLERLSLCFVEIILSESLQAGEELCDFLDPDGDSLELLETHFVRLPFPAYPLGEETRWFLGQDVLLRDDDGAAILARGRTTEDLERVRDLISGDWLNDGR
- a CDS encoding SMI1/KNR4 family protein, yielding MTDQRWVGVRQRVEAAGAGPGGGEVFGALGHKWVVEEPLTRGELAELEAQIGVRLPEEYRAFLLHVGAGGSGPAYGLFPVRRMQGRWRWEGDGADLADLSRLAEPFPDQGPDPKLLDDLLAQRPEEEGFDDIEDFDDAIEAWDERWETVMFSPERTAGAIVISHLGCAQREWLIISGSHRGTIWSDCRVDDVDLAPLLDDDAMPVRFARWYTDWLEEAERTALSA